The following is a genomic window from Rutidosis leptorrhynchoides isolate AG116_Rl617_1_P2 chromosome 8, CSIRO_AGI_Rlap_v1, whole genome shotgun sequence.
atcagcatttttccaatttcggagaactagttcatagtttgggatgtttttcagaaaattcacattcgaagtatgtaagtctaggagatagacgttatatgtatacatataacttttaacgtaaaattgtcgcgaaattcaaaatactgattgctaattcccagtagttggtgtgacaattattgttacaggatgtaggtgagtacatgatggggttttaatgaataagtatagtgaatttttggagaggcttaagtcgaaggttaatgaagttgttgataagtttactgctaatgtgacgagatatgaaaggttccccggtaaccatgatgaagggtttattcgtataaacaaatgaaggtgatttgctggagctgtgacaaaactgtctattttggaaagagattgaaaaattatatttggtaataaatatcaaaggatctgacatggatacgtgttaaactataactttggtttcgagagcttttcaggtgcatgacagtgggtaatgtgtggttggatcatcatctcgcatgtctttaggaatttcgaagtgtttgaacacatattgtaattgttaatatacatatgatgttctaagattttgaatgatacaaatatttttgtgagttccatgaatagaaatgaggttctaggacagttttgaagtcaaagtatagttttgaaagatgtaggaatctaagagtgatgatttcggttatatcttgaatcgaattatgagattttaaaatcagaatatgtaattagattttgaatgagtatggttgttttgatttctataaaagaatgtatattgttgtgaaagtagggagtataatggatgacttgctgaatcagattcgaagaatgtaacatattaattgtgaatttatatatctctcgggtattacctacccgttaaaaaaaaatttcacaattaatattttgtacaaaaaaattttattacagtctttatggaaatatatatgtgtatatttcttcagatgtaatatagatttaatgagttaatattaaattaaactcatttgatttatggttaaggctaggatagataatttctaaactttagaaattacataatcgccatagaatgtttccccaatgaagttatgaatcaatacttaatcgttgtggtattccttggtatctacatggcgtatgacgtcgatgctcgtgggacagattgtgaagttgaggtttgcgatgcggttgttgttggtggtggtaatggtactgttgatgttgttgatggtggtactggttatgctgtcggtgctgctgctggtatttgtaacctttgcaccatattctccaaagccactacccgagcgcgaagctcgttgacttcttctattacaccggggtgattgtcggtttggacgagcggataaataagatctagaatttggtgtagtatataatcatgatgagatactctggaaatgagagagaaaatggtgtttcagacaggttcgccagaaagtgctttaggttcattgccaatagggcaatgtggtggatgaaagtgatcaccttcttcttgtctccaatggttaagtagattacgaacccatccccaattcatccagaatagatgatggctaattggttgatccattccggtcacgctgcttttggagatcatgtggaaatccatatcggcatagctgtcggaatccgagaaactcaaactggttgagggatccatcttgtatgatcagggaaagaatttttttgtatgaaatagattgtagaatttagatttggtattcttcaatacataatttacatatgtatatataataccaaaatcccataaattacggaggaatctttgaaagatgtcagtcaaagttaacattaacagatatgctaagataagaattcgtctatacactattatgcaataaatgtaggaaaacgcgtctagacttaagaatgataagcaggtaatttcctaagggtggtaagtagatgatttcagactaaaaatgataagcaaaacttttgacatgcagacacggtcgaagtccagactcactgatgcatcttaacaactatcagttagacacactaatgcaagacctggttcgctaagaccaccgctctgataccaactgaaaggatccgttcatatacattataaacgattcacaatagttgattacatcgcgaggtatttgacctctatatgatacgttttacaaacattgcattcgtttttaaaagacaaactttctttacatcaaaaattgatggcatgcataccatttcatattatatccaactataattgacttaatattaatcttgatgaactcaacgactcgaatgcaacgtctttcaaagtatgtcatgaatgactccaagtaatatccttaaaatgagctaatgcacagcggaagatttctttaatacctgagaataaacatgctttaaagtgtcaaccaaaaggttggtgagttcattagtttatcataatcaatcatttccgtaatagtaatagaccacaagatttcagtttctataaatatccgtacactcgcaagtgtataaaagtattctataagttgtaggcacccggtaacaagccttaacgttcatgttttaccctctaaagtacaccagatcaggtgtgtttaaaataacctcgaagtactaaagcatcccatagtcaggatggggtttgtcaggcccaatagatctatctttaggattcgcgcctaccgtacatagacaagtagtttaatgttaccaagctaagggtatatttctggtttaaacccacatagaattagttttagtacttgtgcctatttcgtaaaacatttataaaacagcgcatgtattctcagcccaaaaatatatataaaaagggagtaatgaaactcaccatactgtatttcgtagtaaaaatacatataacgtcatttaacaagtgcaaggttagcctcggattcacgaacctatattaattatatatatttatatgttggtcaatatttgtctaacaatttttggtcaagtcatagtgtaccacaatcctaatgctcgagactaatatgcaaaagtcaacaaaagtcaacttaacccaaaatgacttctaaaatttatacgtgtttattatataacttaactatagtcattttatatatttaaatatatttattagattttataataataaaagtcatttattaataaaaatttatattaacatttatatatgataaaatatacttttatatatcttaagtagtaaaatttataaagttcacttaatatcataaaactatagtggtaagtattattaatgtaattatattacgcgtggtgaaaaatatctttgtatcccctatttatttgataaaataatattgatcataataataataagtaaaagttgtattattttgtaataataattattattattctataaaaaataacaatatttatatttactaaaaatgttattatgataaaatgataaaactaacataatagtaataatgatattttataataacaatgatatttctattaaaataataacgacgatagtaataataatcattttaacaataatactaaaattcagttgactataacttctaatccgttcatcgaaaccattcgatatctaaataaaaagttcttaatttttcgctagctttccaatgacatgcatatcatataccctatctcagtagcatatgtatctaattcaggattcaacaaacctatctaaggacaatatcgaatgtacaagcatgcataatcctatatactcgagcactagtcagggatacactattgaaatataaaagttaagttatgagtgctcacgtatcaatattgagattcaatattgcaggaaagtacgtagacgaaacgaaaatgataaacgttaggttgacctcacgagcaataccctcgatcaatacccataacctccatagctataacccataatttccttagctctattccgtttgaaaacttattttaaaatcgtctgaatataactccgtcgtagtattttatgtatactaataatatcttgaaataatataaagaaaatatatatgtgtaattcgattgagagagtttagagaaatatattttcaagtttctatgaaataataaaacctattgaattctatttataatagatttttgaattattaaagtgaattattaaagtatgaattattaaagtgaattattaaagtgaattattaaagtatgaattattaaagtgaattattaaagtatgaattattaaagtgaattattaaagtatgaattattaaagtgaattattaaagtatgaattattaaagtgaattattaaagtatgaattattaaagtgaattattaaagtatgaattattaaagtgaattattaaagtatgaattattaaagttaaagtaaagtaaaagtaaagtaaaggtaaagttaaagtatagtaaaagtataaaactatgtacgtataatacgcgtataaatatatataatattaatttaaatcgttatatatatttgataaaataaaatataaatatcgttattttatcatactagttaagtaatgattggtcaaaaagaatagatttcttaaatcacagtgaacctcataacataggcccgtaatcatatcataatgtatctgataattcaatcatttgatattatctcttaattctgtcaataaatatatcgaaacaaatacgttcatgtaaagtatcatatatctactactttgttaatgttttcagttaatattatatattatatatacatatctatatacacataattgttcgtgaatcgtcgaacacggtcaaaggataattgattacatgaatgtagttctaaactttttgagattcaacattacaaattctgcttatcgtgtcagaaacatataaaggttaagtttaaatttggtcgaaaattttcgggtcgtcacatctgtGATGCATTGGTGGAAATGTAAGCTGTTTGCAAAGGAGCATGATTTCCCGATGATGACCCAATAATGGACGAACCAGCTACAAcaccaagtctctttctctttgccTCAACCTGAATATCCTTTTCCATCAACTTGGAAGTAAAAGCTGTCAAGGTTAACGTACGAGGTGACGCAATGTACCTattctgaatcttttcaatttcATTGTCCCATTTCTCAGGAAGACCGTCTTTCAAAACTCGAACTGCTTTCTCATCAGATAAATCTATTCCATAATCTGCCATTTCAGCAACCAGTAGACGATACCTTTCCAAAGTTTGTCCAAGAGACTCGGAAGGAAGTGCAGCAAACACTCTCCATTCATCTTTGAGAACCTTACCCTTAGTGGCACGATAAGTGGCTGTTCCTTCTGTAGCTGATTGAAGTGCAAGCCAAAGGGTATGCGAGATCTTGTTTCTGTTCTTGAACTGTGAGAAAATCTCCTTAGACAGTGCCTGAGTAAGTTGAGCGTAGCATTTACACTCCAACTTGTACTGTTCGCGCTCAGCTGGATTGAACTGACCAGTTTCTTTAGGTTCACCGTCTGCCCCATTTGCCCATGCAAACTCATTCTCAATAAACTCCCATAGTCTAGAGTCTATACCATTCAAATATATCATAAAACGCGCCTTCCAGTCTAAAAAGTCCTTTAGATTGTCAAGCTTAGGAACCTTATTGGAAGTTCCAGACTCATTCTCATTTAGTAACAGTTTTTGTAGTCCTGGAGTAATCACCAATGCACTGTATTCGTTTGTTACTTGTTCATTAGTGTCCGACATTTTAAATTAGATAgaattaagttcaagattaatgaagtTTCTGATTAAtgacacacggtcgattgtcttAGACACACGGTCGATTGTATGAGAAACACGGTCGATTGTATGACTAACACGGTCGATTGTCTGACAAAATTTTGGCAGCACTTCGTTACTCAATAAGCCTTTGGTATTACAAACTCACACGACCGATTGTCTATCTCCTTCGGTCGATTGTATATCTCACACGGTCGAGTGACTGAACTCACAAGGTCGATTGACTAAAGGAAACACACACGGTTTAACTGAAAGACACACGGTCGGTTTACAAACTCAATCGGTCGATCTAATTACACACACGGTTGGTTGTCGAGACacacacggccgagtgtgttcttgacagatGCATGTCGACTATTAGGGTTTTCTAGGCCAAAATCGATTTTTCGATCGATTTTTGATGAAAAACACTAAACCAAAACGTAGAGAACAAAGGAAAATACTCCAGAAACACTTTTTGACAACAAAAACACCAACTATAACGTAGAAAAATGGATTAAATGATTAAGACAcaaaaacaccaaaaacaccaCTTTCCTTGACCCAAAAACGATTTTAGACAACAAAAccagagactccagctctgataccactttgtagacgattattcacggatcttaggtcgcttgcaaaCTATCCTAGAGGCGGAATTCACTAGAATAGAgataaaccgagatatgggtcgtatcGGGATCGAATAAATCAAACCTAGGACAAGaactagattagatcgactcctaaacgatatatttcggtggtatatggtgttagggttctctggagacgaaaaATCAGTCGACTAAGGTAAAAGGGATGAGTAACCCTACAAAAGAGAaacaaacccgtatatatactacaggtcagacacactcggtcgagtgtgtctctcagtcggtcgactgagtaacacagtcggtcgagtgtgtacacacactcgaTCGACAgtgtgtgcagtttaacatattgattatttaacaAAGTAAGAACGCACAATCACAAACGTAATCAATAGTCACAAGTAAATATAATTACATAACCGAATGTGTTAAACGTAAAGATAAACTAcgactggggattcatgcaccaacagagAGAGTAATCGGCAATTCGGGGACTGATTGGATTTGATTTTTATACATTCaaataataaatttcaaaattatgTGTGTAAATATGGAAAAAAACTataacataaactttaacataattgtctaaaaacaTAAATATAATCATTCATTTGTTCAAAAAACTCTAAAATTCTAGTATAATTCATGTTAAATGATGATTAATTTTGACTTTGACCAACAAACCGATTTTGACTCATTAACTGATGTTGAccaattaattaaacggattttgaaaaATCGGATCGGTGTGTCCTTAAAAAGGAATAATTAGAGATTAATCGGGGGTTTTTACTACACTGGTTTATGTGTataatgttttatttatttatttattttttcttcttgCAGCTTCATCTTCAATATGTTCATCGTCATGCTACTTTGACAACAACAATGGGTTTGAATCAAACTCCAACTATCGACGTTTCAGTAACAACCGGGACTCCAACGTTTGCCTTGAGTGCAAATGCAACCTATGAGACATCTTCTAGTAAATTAACTAACTTCAATGTTGGCATCAATGTTAATGTTCGACATTCTACCGCTTCTATTGTCATGTAAGTAATTGCAAATTCACCATCAATCAGTATTCAGTATATTATATAATAACCGAAACGATATTATTTCAGGGGTGACAAATGGGACACCATCAAGGCGTCATATATACATTTTGATGCTTTTAAAAAGACCGCTGTAGCAATGGAAATTACCAGATGGTTATCGGAAAATAAGACTAGCTTTGAAGTTGGTGCGCGTTATGCAATTGTAGTTGTACAACGATGAAGGTCAAAGTCAACGATTGCGGAATATTAAGTGCTTTTTTCCACCGTAAAATTATTCACAAATCGCCCATCCGTTTATCTGCTGAACTAGACACCAAAGCATTGCACCAAACTCCAAAGTTTGGTGTATCTCTTGTTCTTAAGCATTAATCAAAATTCtacttatatgattaataataaaaatCGTAACTAAACTTAGTTTAGAAACATATACTTTCGAGTTAACTAGTAAAAtgggcccgcgcgatgccgcgggacCTTTCAGGTTGTATATTCATAGTTAATGGaccgttatgtatttacagaagtaaAAACGTTTTACTACGGGTGTTTTTAAATACATGTAGTTAGTATCTAATGTACCTAATGGCCTTTTTAACGGCATGAAGATCGTGTAAAAAAAAAAGGGAAACAGAAttatcgatatgatgtagttagtttggggAGTTTATTATAGGTTATGGAACACTGATCTAAATACACGTAattagcgttttttttttttttttggaagtgtccgtgtcgcgtatagttagtctcgttgtgttcgttagatttttttgagttgaacggtgggttcgaaaAAAATTAACGCGAGCCGAGCGGGAAGATATGTCCCGTTGAGTATTGAATAGAATCcgaggtatttagcgtttttttagaagtgtccgtttcgcgtatagttagtcccgttgtgttcgttagatttttttgagttgaacggttggTTCGGAAAATTTTAACGCGAGTCGAGCGGAAAGGtatgtcccgttgaaaatatgggtgaagtttaattaagttttcttattaaaatattgattttacacttGATACCCCTGGTTTGAGGGTTGGGATGTAACTTTTTACATTTTTTAGGGGGTGTTTTGTATTTGTTTTCTCCTTTTTTCCTTGTTGTCGTTTTTGGGGGAAATTGGGTGGGGGTTGGGATAAAACGACCAAAATTTGGGTGTTGGTTAGTATATATGGTAATTACATAAAATCGTCAACTAAACTTCTCAAACTAACCGATGATGAACCGCCTTCTTCAAGTGCCATTCGGCTTTTGTCTTTCATTTCTTTAACCTTCGCGCAAATCTCGCTATTTCTATCCATTACCTGTCGTATTCCCTTCTCGATGTCGTCAGCTAACACGAAACTTGAATTCTTATTTTGTTGGCTATAATCCAATGAAATCTTAACTGCTAAACCTAGTTCTTTAACCAAGTAAAACGCATTCAGTTGTTGCTCACCGTATATTGGCCATGTGGCAATTGGAACCCCATTCCAAAGACTCTCCAATACAGAGTTCCACCCACAGTGGGATACGAACCCACCAATTGCAACGTCAGCAAGCACTTCCGTCTGTGGGACCCACCCAACTACTTTTCCTTTGCCAGCCGTACGTTCCAAGAACCCGTCCGGTAAAACTTCATTGTAGTCCGTGTAATCCTCCGGAAACTCTTTTTCGATCTCAGATGGAGGTCGGCGTAAGGACCATACGAACCGGTATCCACTCCTTTCTATTGCGACCGCTATTTCTCTCACTTGGTCCTTATGGAACCATCCCCTTGACCCGAAGCATAAAAGCAAGACCGATGACTCCGGTTGACTTTTCAACCAGTGTAAGACCTCGTTGTTCGGTGTAGGTGTTTCGGGTTTTATCATGGGACCCACCGTGTAAACTGGAGGTGTTTCATCATCATAGGATAAAAGGGCATGAGTTTCTAGCTCGAGAAACGTGTTTACGATTATACCCTTGGCTTCTCTATACTTTCGCGTATAGCGAACGAACCTTTTAGACCAGTGGTCTTTATCCATAAGCACAAACGGCAACACACTTGGTGGAACCGGTTTGGCATAACTCGGGACCGTTAACTCGGTGGTAGAGTTTGCCAACTCAGACACATCTTGACCGTGTTCATCATGAATGTTTTGAAGATGAAACATGATTCCTAGAGAAGCTGCATTTGAGGGGAAAAAAATATAAGTAGGGACACCAAATTCCTTTCCAACATCAATAATTGATGTACAAAACATGTctacaacaaatgcaacaagccgAGGAGCTTTATCGGGCCGACCCGACACAAGTTCTCTTATAATGGGCATGTGACACTCGATGACCGCATCCGCTCTGAATCCAACAGTTGGGCAATCTTCAAACAAATCAGGATCCATAGGAGGAAAATGGATGAATTTGATTCGATCGTGGTCACTATCGGTTAGTGAGTCGGTGTAGTTGGTGCCAATTGGATCACCAGGGAGTTTCATGACGAGTACGGTTATGGTTAGGTGATGAAACCTGGTGGCCATGAGCCTGGCTAGCTCTACAGGCTGACCAACATGACCCATAAGTGGGGTTGGTAGGAAAAACAGCTCTACTTTCTCCATATCACATCGTGTATTCTTAATGAATTTGGAGCATCTTTATAGACTACATAAACATATGCAAGTTTCTTGTTTCTTTATAAAGAAATAGGAATCTTTACAGACTCAGTTTTCAAATTTGCTACGATTCCTTGTAATATGCCTGGCTGTCAATATTTCGAATGATCTATTCACGCTTTCATTATTAGGCGAAATGTTTATTTTTTAatttaacaatatttatttattatatgtcacttttatatataataatcataattaatattgataaaatTAAATCGCAACTTTCACAAGTATTACATTTGATAACTTGAAGAATTTGAACGGCTGATGATCAATTCAATTGATACAGTATTAAATTTGAggagaacttttgaaatttatttaAGCATATGGTTAAATGTAACGATAAATAGGGGTGTTCAtcgatttgattttcggtttgttcGATTTAATCGGTTCGATTTGTTcgtttttttaacttataaaaacaaaacaaaaaaccgAATCGAAAACGGAATTTaaattcggtttggtttcggttcgGTTTTGACTTTTGAATTAGATTTTCAGTTCGGTAtcgattaaaacaaaaaaaaaaaaaaaaaaaaaataacgaaaTCAAACTAGATTAAAAACCTTTATCACAATATAATTCAATTGGTAaaaggtttttctaaatcatttaGAATATTATGAATCCATAAGGCCACTTGATATCATGTGTGAGTGACCACCGCCACCCACCGCCACCGGGTAACCACCACCATCAGGAAATCGTGAAAGCCATCGCCAGTGGAGCCTGCAACGGCTCTAACGAGTCGGATGTGGGGCCCAcgtgttttttttctttttcttttccaacGGCTCcaaactatttttttttcttttacactTTTTTACTCTATAAATACAAACACATACAACACAAACATAATCACACACTCATACTACACTTTCAATTTTTATTATATA
Proteins encoded in this region:
- the LOC139862294 gene encoding anthocyanidin 3-O-glucosyltransferase 2-like, which gives rise to MEKVELFFLPTPLMGHVGQPVELARLMATRFHHLTITVLVMKLPGDPIGTNYTDSLTDSDHDRIKFIHFPPMDPDLFEDCPTVGFRADAVIECHMPIIRELVSGRPDKAPRLVAFVVDMFCTSIIDVGKEFGVPTYIFFPSNAASLGIMFHLQNIHDEHGQDVSELANSTTELTVPSYAKPVPPSVLPFVLMDKDHWSKRFVRYTRKYREAKGIIVNTFLELETHALLSYDDETPPVYTVGPMIKPETPTPNNEVLHWLKSQPESSVLLLCFGSRGWFHKDQVREIAVAIERSGYRFVWSLRRPPSEIEKEFPEDYTDYNEVLPDGFLERTAGKGKVVGWVPQTEVLADVAIGGFVSHCGWNSVLESLWNGVPIATWPIYGEQQLNAFYLVKELGLAVKISLDYSQQNKNSSFVLADDIEKGIRQVMDRNSEICAKVKEMKDKSRMALEEGGSSSVSLRSLVDDFM